CGCGTGAGCACAGTTGAGCCTTGAGAGATCCCGGCGCGTAGTAGATGCCCGCGTGCACAACGCCCGAGTTGTGCGAGGTCTGGTGGCGCGCCACCGCGCCCTCTTTTTCCAGGACCACCACCTCGTACCCCCGCCGGCTGATCTCCCGGGCGGTCGCCAACCCGACGATCCCCGCCCCCACAACCGCGCAGCGATCCATACTGGACCCATGATGCCCCAGGTGGTGGCGGGGCCCGTCGACGCCTACGTCGACCTGCTCCGGCGAGAGCAAGGCGGTTCGGTGGCGGCGGTCTACGCGGTCGGCTCCCTCGCGCTCGGCGATTTCAGCCAGCGGCAGAGCAACGTCGACCTGGTGGTGGTAGCCGACTCACTCCCCGATGCCGACAAGGCCTCGAGGTTGCACCGGGCGGAGAAAGCGATGGCCCGCGCCGGGCGAACTGCCGTCGTGTGGCACACCACCTGGGAGGAGGTGTCGGGCGGCCCCCGCGCGGTCACGCGGCCGTCTCAGCTGGCGACGCCACTGACCTGGGCGATCCTGCGCAACGATCCGATGCCGCTGTTCGGTCCCGACTGGCCGGTCGTCTGGGAGGACGCGGCCGTGCTGCGCGCCTGGGCGCTCGACCGGCTCGCCGCCATCGCATCGGGCAAGAAGGGCCTGCTGGTCCTGCGCCGCGACGTCACCCCCCTGGTCCTCGAGACAGCGCGGCTCGCCCAGGTTGCCATCACCGGGCGGGTCCTGTCGAAGACCGAAGCGGGTGAGTCGGCGGCGAGCTTGGTCGCAACCAGCCACCGGCGCGTCCTCGTCGACTCCGCCGGCTACAGGCAGGGCGCGCAGACTTCGATGTACTGGGGTCCTTTCGAGCGCAAGTACGACGCGCTCGCCGTCATCGACGAACTGGTTGGCGCCGCGCGGTCTGTCTAGAACGCAAGCGCGTCACCAGCCGCGCATGTCGACCGGCCACACCTCTTCCACCTTGTTCGTCCCCGGGTCGTACACGTGCAGGTACTCGTGGTACGCCACGGTCGGGTCGACGTGCGCCGGCACTACCTGGACGCGGTCGCCGACCCTCGGGAGCGAGCCGCCCTCCGGCGGCGAGAACGTGATGTGCTCGTCGGAGCAGAACCACACCAGCGACCCGTCGGCCATGGAAGGGTTGCCGTGGTCCATCCCGAGCGCCTTGAGCCCGCAATCGGCCACGGCCCAACCCGCATGGTTGACGGAGATCACGGTGGCGATGACCGTGAGCGCGTTCGCGAACGGCAGGCCGAGAGCGGCGTACGCCGTGTCCATGAGCGCATAGGAGCCCGCTTGGATCTCGTTGGCAACCCTGTTGATGTCGTAGCTCCCGGTGCCTCCGGCGGACACGATGTCGCCGCCAACCTGCGCGTGCGCCTTGGCGAGGACGCCCATCGCTTCCTCGACCTGGCGGGTCCGCTCCGCTCGGTCGGCAAGCCCCACCGCGTGGCCCTCGTATCCCATCACACCGCGCACCTCGAGGCCCGCGGCGCGCGCCGCATCGGCCAGCTTGGCGGCGCTGTCGGGGTCGCAGCCGCAGCGGGGGAGGCCGACGTTGACGTCGATGAGAACCTCGCGGACACCGGCCCGCTTCGCCGCGTCGACTGTCTCGTCGGAGTCCACGGCGACGGTGACCCGAGCGCCGTTCCGGACGAGGGGGGACAGCCGTGAGGCGTCGACAACCTCGTTGGCGAGCAGGAGGTCCTCGCCGAGACCGGCCGCAGCCATCGCCTCCATCTCTTTGATCGTCGCCGCGCAGAACGTGCGGTGACCTGCCTCCGCCTGACGTCGTGCGAGCTCGGTGCACTTGTGGGCCTTCACGTGCGGCCTCAGCCTTGCGCCGGGAAGAGCCCAGGACATCGTTGCGATGTTGGACTTGAAGGCGCCGGCGTCCACGAGCAGCGCCGGGGTCTGGAGGTCTTCGACGGCTGGCATCTCGGCCAACCCTATCCCGGCCAACCTGCGGTCGCCCCTGGTTGATTGATGCCCGCCCCGGCCTTATCGTTCCCTCTTCGTGGGAGGTGGGCGTTCGTGACGGTCGCGGAGGTGTCGGAGCGCCACGTACGGGAGATGGCACGCCTCAACCCGATCTGGGCGGTGTTCGCCGGCATCGAGGCCCCGGCCGCTCTGACCGACTACTCGCCCGCCG
This region of Acidimicrobiales bacterium genomic DNA includes:
- a CDS encoding alanine racemase, which gives rise to MPAVEDLQTPALLVDAGAFKSNIATMSWALPGARLRPHVKAHKCTELARRQAEAGHRTFCAATIKEMEAMAAAGLGEDLLLANEVVDASRLSPLVRNGARVTVAVDSDETVDAAKRAGVREVLIDVNVGLPRCGCDPDSAAKLADAARAAGLEVRGVMGYEGHAVGLADRAERTRQVEEAMGVLAKAHAQVGGDIVSAGGTGSYDINRVANEIQAGSYALMDTAYAALGLPFANALTVIATVISVNHAGWAVADCGLKALGMDHGNPSMADGSLVWFCSDEHITFSPPEGGSLPRVGDRVQVVPAHVDPTVAYHEYLHVYDPGTNKVEEVWPVDMRGW